In the genome of Candidatus Limnocylindria bacterium, the window CGAGGCGCAGCGCATCTCGGAGGATCTCCCGCCGCCGTACGTCGAGATCTCGCTCGACCGGCTTGCGGAGCTTGGGGACGCCGGGATCCCAACGCCCGAAGCGGCCGCCGCCGCGACGCGCCGCGACGCGCGCTGGGACGGCGTCGCGCGCGAGCTCCGCAGACTCACGAAGCTGGAGCGTCGCGTGATCGTGCTCTCCTACGGGCGCGGCCTGACGCTGCGCGAGATCGGCGTGACAGTGGGGCTCTCGGAGTCGGGCGTGTGTCGCGTCCGCGCGCGAGCGCTGCGACGGCTGCGGTCCGCGCTTGGGGAGGACCAGGAGGCCGCCTAGCGCGACGGCTAGAGTCGCGAACGTGTCACGACTGCGGCAGGCCCGCTTCGCTCGACTGGTCGCGCGGGCACTCGCCGAGCTGCCCGCGGAGTTCCGCGATCGGATGCGCAACATCGAGATCGTCGTCGAGAACGAGCCGTCGCCCGAGCAGCTGCGCGGCGACGGCGAGCTCCTCGGTCTGTACGAGGGCGTGCCTCTGACGGACCGCGGCGCGATGGAGCCCTATCTGCCCGACCGCATCAGCATCTTCCGCGGCCCGATCGAACGGATCAGCGCCTCTCCGCGGCGCCAGGCGGAGATCGTTCGCGACACCGTGGTGCACGAGATCGCGCATCACTTCGGCATCAGCGACGAGCGTCTCGGGGAGCTGGGTCTTGGCGACGAGGACTGACGCCGACCCGGCGCACCGAGACTTCCTGCGCGAACGCTTCGGGTCCTCCGCGCGGATCACGGTGATGCGACCAGGTGAGTGGTCCGTCGTGTATTCGGTGCTGACCGCCGACGCGGAGCTGGTCGCGCGCTTCGGCGCCTACGACGAAGACTTCGAGAAAGACGCATACGCGGCGCGCTACGCGTCAGCGGCGCTACCGATACCACCGATCATCGACTGGGGGCCGGCGCTCGGAGGCTTCTACGCGATCGCCCCGCGGGTGCGCGGTGAGCACATCGACGGTCTCGACGAGAGGCGGATGAGGCGCGTTCTTCCTGCGTTGTTCGCCGCAATGGATGCGATGCGGGAGGTCGACCTGTCCGCGTCGTCGGGCTGCGGCGGATGGCGCGCGGACGGTCGCACGAGTCATCCGACTTGGCGCGCATGGTTGCTCGGCTTTCTCAACGAGCCGGCGACGCGGGGGGCAGCTGGGTGGCGGGAGCTTCTCCACGACGTACCGAAGGTCCTTGCGGCGTTCGAAGAGGGCTACGCACGACTGGTGCAGATGGTCGAGCATTGCCCCGAGGAGCGAGCCCTCTTCCACGACGACCTCATCAACCGCAACGTTCTGGTGGAGGGCGATCGCATCACCGCCGTGCTGGACTGGGGCAGCTCGAAGTACGGCGACTTTCTCTACGACATCGCGAACCTCGTCTTCTATCGACCGTGGTTCCCAGCGTGGGGGAACATCGATTTCGCCGCCGAGGCGCGCGCGCACTACGACGCGATCGGACTCGCGGTGCCCCAGTTCGCGGAGCGGCTCTCCTGCTACTGCCTGCGGATCGCTCTCGACGGTGTGGCCTACAGCGCGTTCCGCAAACGCTGGGATGAGGTCGAGCTACGAGCGCGGCGCGCGCTGGAGATCGCCCGCGGCTAGCAGCCGAACGTCGGACCCGACAGATGACACCCTTCGCCCTCGCGATGGACTTCATACAAGGTCCAGTCCTTCACGGTCTCGCCAGCGGCATCGCCCCACCACGTGAGCTGCTTCACCCACACCTCAAAGACCAGGCGATGCTCGTTGCCCGATCGATCCGTCGCGATCACGTGCATCC includes:
- a CDS encoding metallopeptidase family protein yields the protein MSRLRQARFARLVARALAELPAEFRDRMRNIEIVVENEPSPEQLRGDGELLGLYEGVPLTDRGAMEPYLPDRISIFRGPIERISASPRRQAEIVRDTVVHEIAHHFGISDERLGELGLGDED
- a CDS encoding phosphotransferase, which produces MATRTDADPAHRDFLRERFGSSARITVMRPGEWSVVYSVLTADAELVARFGAYDEDFEKDAYAARYASAALPIPPIIDWGPALGGFYAIAPRVRGEHIDGLDERRMRRVLPALFAAMDAMREVDLSASSGCGGWRADGRTSHPTWRAWLLGFLNEPATRGAAGWRELLHDVPKVLAAFEEGYARLVQMVEHCPEERALFHDDLINRNVLVEGDRITAVLDWGSSKYGDFLYDIANLVFYRPWFPAWGNIDFAAEARAHYDAIGLAVPQFAERLSCYCLRIALDGVAYSAFRKRWDEVELRARRALEIARG
- a CDS encoding sigma-70 family RNA polymerase sigma factor, which gives rise to MDGPASGERIIAHLAFARAVAARSLDPRCRGADREDLIAWGVVGLVQAAQRYRGDLGASFGAYAARRVRGQVLDALRERDPLTRSARRAYREAQRISEDLPPPYVEISLDRLAELGDAGIPTPEAAAAATRRDARWDGVARELRRLTKLERRVIVLSYGRGLTLREIGVTVGLSESGVCRVRARALRRLRSALGEDQEAA